In Arthrobacter sp. B3I9, the following are encoded in one genomic region:
- a CDS encoding ABC-F family ATP-binding cassette domain-containing protein codes for MITVQDLELRAGARLLMDQVSFRIDKGDKIGLVGRNGAGKTTLTRVLAGEGLPAGGKVTRSGEIGYLPQDPRTPDMEQLARDRILSARGLDIAVGKLRVAHEEMASEDANVQRKAMNRYDRLESEFLAAGGYAAEAEAAAICSNLALPDRLLNQPLKTLSGGQRRRVELARILYSDAETMLLDEPTNHLDADSIAWLREFLKNHQGGLIVISHDTELLEATVNKVFLLDANRAQIDVYNMDWKRYLTQRETDERARKRERANAEKKAQVLMDQANKMRAKATKAVAAQNMAKRAERLLGGLEAVRETDRVAALRFPDPSPCGKTPLTADGLSKSYGSLEIFTDVDLAIDRGSKVVILGLNGAGKTTLLRMLAGVDKPDTGEVIPGHGLKVGYYAQEHETLDVDRTVLQNMRSSAPDMNDAEVRGILGSFLFSGDDVDKPAGVLSGGEKTRLALATIVASSANVLLLDEPTNNLDPASRAEILGALSNYTGAVVLVSHDEGAVEALNPERVVLLPDGVEDLWNDDYLDLITLA; via the coding sequence TTGATTACCGTCCAGGATCTCGAACTGCGCGCCGGTGCCCGCCTCCTCATGGACCAGGTGAGCTTCCGTATCGACAAGGGAGACAAGATCGGCCTGGTTGGCCGTAACGGTGCAGGCAAGACCACACTCACCCGCGTGCTGGCCGGCGAGGGACTGCCCGCCGGCGGCAAAGTCACGCGCAGCGGGGAGATCGGCTACCTGCCGCAGGACCCCCGCACCCCGGACATGGAGCAGCTGGCCCGTGACCGCATCCTCTCCGCCCGCGGCCTGGACATCGCCGTCGGCAAGCTCCGCGTCGCGCACGAAGAGATGGCCAGCGAGGACGCCAACGTCCAGCGCAAGGCGATGAACCGCTATGACCGGCTGGAGTCGGAGTTCCTGGCCGCCGGCGGCTACGCGGCCGAGGCCGAGGCCGCGGCCATCTGCTCCAACCTGGCCCTGCCGGACCGGCTGCTGAACCAGCCGCTCAAGACCCTTTCCGGTGGCCAGCGGCGCCGCGTGGAGCTCGCCAGGATCCTGTATTCCGACGCCGAGACCATGCTCCTCGATGAGCCCACCAACCACCTCGACGCCGACTCCATCGCCTGGCTCCGTGAGTTCCTCAAGAACCACCAGGGCGGCCTCATCGTGATCAGCCACGACACCGAACTGCTTGAGGCGACGGTGAACAAGGTCTTCCTGCTGGATGCCAACCGGGCGCAGATCGATGTGTACAACATGGACTGGAAGCGCTACCTGACCCAGCGCGAAACCGACGAGCGGGCCCGCAAACGTGAGCGTGCCAACGCGGAAAAGAAGGCCCAGGTCCTCATGGACCAGGCCAACAAGATGCGCGCCAAGGCCACCAAGGCCGTCGCGGCGCAGAACATGGCCAAGCGTGCCGAACGCCTCCTCGGCGGCCTCGAGGCGGTCCGCGAGACCGACCGCGTGGCAGCCCTGCGCTTCCCGGATCCCTCGCCCTGCGGCAAGACCCCGCTCACCGCTGACGGCCTGAGCAAGTCCTACGGCTCGCTCGAGATCTTCACCGACGTCGACCTCGCGATCGACCGCGGCTCCAAGGTGGTCATCCTGGGCCTCAACGGCGCCGGCAAGACCACCCTGCTGCGGATGCTCGCCGGCGTCGACAAGCCGGACACCGGCGAGGTCATCCCGGGCCACGGACTGAAGGTGGGCTACTACGCCCAGGAGCACGAGACGCTCGACGTCGACCGCACCGTCCTGCAGAACATGCGTTCCTCCGCCCCGGACATGAACGACGCCGAAGTACGCGGCATCCTCGGGTCGTTCCTTTTCTCCGGTGACGACGTCGACAAGCCGGCCGGCGTGCTGTCCGGCGGCGAGAAGACCCGTCTGGCCCTGGCCACCATCGTTGCCTCGAGCGCCAACGTGCTGCTCCTCGACGAGCCCACCAACAACCTCGACCCCGCCAGCCGCGCCGAGATCCTGGGGGCCCTGAGCAACTACACCGGCGCCGTCGTACTGGTCAGCCACGACGAAGGTGCCGTCGAGGCGCTGAACCCGGAGCGCGTCGTCCTCCTGCCCGACGGCGTCGAGGACCTCTGGAACGACGACTACCTGGACCTCATCACCCTGGCGTAG
- a CDS encoding YbaK/EbsC family protein: MYPEPVAHVKQALTAAGAQDTVTVFETKVPTAAAAATALGCELAAIANSLVFDLEGTPLLILASGAARVDVRKVAAQLGASKIRRATPDFVLAHTGQEVGGVAPLGHPEKIRTVLDESLAAHPLLWAGAGDHNSMFSISYEDLRRITEAEEMPVR; encoded by the coding sequence ATGTATCCGGAACCGGTAGCGCACGTGAAGCAGGCATTGACCGCGGCGGGCGCCCAGGACACCGTCACCGTGTTCGAGACCAAGGTCCCGACGGCAGCCGCGGCGGCAACCGCCCTCGGCTGCGAGCTCGCTGCGATCGCCAACTCCCTGGTCTTCGACCTGGAAGGCACTCCCCTGCTGATCCTGGCCAGCGGCGCCGCCAGGGTGGACGTCCGGAAGGTTGCAGCGCAGCTTGGCGCCAGCAAGATCCGGCGCGCCACGCCGGACTTCGTCCTGGCCCACACCGGCCAGGAAGTCGGAGGCGTGGCCCCGCTGGGGCATCCGGAAAAGATCCGCACCGTCCTGGACGAGTCGCTGGCGGCCCACCCCCTGCTCTGGGCCGGGGCCGGCGACCACAACTCGATGTTCTCCATCAGCTACGAGGACCTGCGGCGGATCACCGAAGCGGAAGAAATGCCCGTCCGCTAA
- a CDS encoding SURF1 family protein yields MYRFLFSSKWLGYLLLAAIFATGCVFLGRWQMDRRAETLAEINRITSNYSAAPVPFAQVKDQFSRLDPQREWTQVELKGSYDTAGQRVVRNRPLNGQPGYEVVVPFRLDTGETVVIDRGWLPIGNDNPGRPDSVPAPPAGNVTVVARLKHAEPELQRGAPDGQLASIDLAAYSSQLGYPLLTGAYGQLASESPAVPEMPLPFPKPSTDEGTHLSYSLQWFAFGVLMFIGFGYAARQQARNAAIDAEDAEEFGDAGFQHSSAPAARRRASPRKRKNATAEEEEDAILDAQGY; encoded by the coding sequence ATGTACCGCTTCCTTTTTTCCAGCAAATGGCTGGGATATCTGTTGCTGGCCGCCATTTTCGCCACAGGCTGCGTCTTCCTCGGCCGCTGGCAGATGGACCGCCGCGCCGAGACCCTGGCCGAGATCAACCGCATCACCAGCAACTACTCCGCCGCGCCGGTTCCCTTTGCCCAGGTGAAGGACCAGTTCAGCAGGCTGGACCCGCAGCGCGAGTGGACCCAGGTGGAGCTGAAGGGCAGCTACGACACCGCGGGCCAGCGCGTGGTGCGCAACCGCCCGCTCAACGGACAGCCCGGATACGAGGTCGTGGTCCCCTTCCGGCTGGACACAGGTGAGACCGTTGTCATTGACCGCGGCTGGCTGCCGATCGGTAACGACAACCCCGGCCGGCCGGACTCGGTTCCGGCGCCGCCGGCGGGCAACGTGACCGTCGTCGCGAGGCTCAAGCACGCAGAGCCCGAACTGCAGCGTGGAGCGCCGGACGGGCAGCTCGCCTCCATCGACCTTGCCGCCTACTCGTCGCAGCTCGGCTACCCGTTGCTCACCGGCGCCTACGGCCAGCTGGCGTCGGAAAGCCCTGCGGTGCCGGAGATGCCATTGCCCTTCCCCAAGCCGTCCACGGATGAAGGCACCCACCTGTCCTACTCGCTGCAGTGGTTCGCCTTCGGGGTGCTGATGTTCATCGGCTTCGGGTATGCGGCGCGGCAGCAGGCCCGCAATGCGGCCATCGATGCGGAGGATGCGGAAGAGTTCGGCGACGCCGGGTTCCAGCACTCGAGCGCACCGGCGGCCCGCCGTCGGGCGTCTCCGCGGAAGCGGAAGAATGCCACCGCGGAGGAAGAGGAAGACGCCATCCTGGACGCGCAGGGCTACTGA
- a CDS encoding biotin transporter BioY gives MTQTGGPARIPVRTPASGGPSTGGLKPARRGPAARRGRNRWDATDLGLIAVFAALVAGSALIAAIPVGGLGVPITLQTLAVMLTGLALGPGRAFAAVGLYVLLGLAGLPIFSGGRGGLGVLAGPSAGYIVAFPLAAAAAGWLTAVVLRRTAGRAGRLRAVLLFLGAMVSSIIFVHGLGVLGMMVNAKLDFSKAFLTDLAFYPGDVIKNALAVTIALSLHKAFPDLLLRRVRPVGSFPGDAAPGDDVRGDDVRGDDLAGNDHA, from the coding sequence ATGACGCAGACCGGCGGCCCCGCACGCATCCCCGTCCGTACCCCCGCTTCGGGCGGCCCCTCTACGGGCGGCCTGAAGCCAGCGCGCCGCGGGCCGGCCGCGCGCCGCGGCCGGAACCGGTGGGACGCCACCGACCTCGGGCTGATCGCCGTCTTCGCGGCGCTCGTGGCCGGTTCGGCTCTCATCGCAGCAATCCCCGTGGGCGGACTCGGGGTTCCCATCACACTGCAGACCCTGGCTGTCATGCTCACAGGGCTGGCCCTCGGCCCCGGTCGGGCTTTCGCCGCCGTCGGGCTGTACGTCCTCCTGGGACTGGCCGGGCTGCCGATCTTCAGCGGGGGCCGCGGCGGCCTCGGGGTCCTGGCCGGGCCGTCCGCCGGCTACATCGTGGCCTTCCCCCTGGCCGCCGCGGCAGCGGGCTGGCTGACTGCCGTGGTGCTCCGGCGGACCGCAGGCCGGGCCGGCCGGCTCCGCGCTGTGCTGTTGTTTCTTGGCGCCATGGTGAGCAGCATCATCTTCGTGCATGGTCTCGGCGTGCTTGGCATGATGGTGAACGCCAAGCTGGACTTCTCAAAAGCCTTCCTCACCGATCTCGCCTTCTACCCCGGAGATGTGATCAAGAACGCCCTGGCCGTGACCATCGCGCTGTCCCTGCACAAGGCCTTCCCGGACCTGTTGCTCCGCCGTGTCCGGCCGGTTGGCAGCTTTCCCGGGGACGCTGCTCCAGGGGACGATGTTCGTGGCGACGATGTTCGTGGCGACGATCTTGCTGGGAACGACCACGCGTGA
- a CDS encoding energy-coupling factor ABC transporter ATP-binding protein — MKILLDRVAVRVGADGRAAPKTLLEGLSLELVERRIGIIGANGSGKSTLLRLLNGLVAPSSGRVLVGGSDTVRAVREVRRRVGFVFTDPLSQLVMPTGREDVDLSLRRSVRNAAERRRQAEATLDRFGLLPLADQSIYELSGGERQLMALAAVLAVDPELLVLDEPSTLLDLRNRELLRRTLAGLSQQVILSTHDLELAQDMDRVLVVDAGRVVFDGDPAPAVEHYRALSASGSKPPVGHALQREQR; from the coding sequence GTGAAGATTCTCCTGGACCGGGTGGCGGTGCGGGTCGGGGCTGACGGCCGCGCGGCACCCAAGACCCTGCTCGAAGGGTTGTCACTGGAGCTGGTGGAGCGGCGGATCGGCATCATCGGCGCCAACGGTTCCGGGAAGTCCACCCTCCTGCGGCTCCTGAACGGTCTGGTGGCACCCAGCAGCGGCAGGGTGCTCGTGGGTGGTTCGGATACTGTCCGTGCGGTGCGGGAAGTCCGTCGCCGGGTCGGCTTCGTCTTCACCGATCCGCTGTCCCAGCTGGTGATGCCCACCGGCCGCGAGGACGTGGATCTTTCCCTCCGGCGCTCGGTCCGGAATGCTGCGGAGCGGCGGCGGCAGGCTGAGGCCACCCTGGACCGCTTCGGGTTGCTGCCGCTGGCGGACCAGAGCATTTATGAGCTTTCCGGCGGGGAGCGCCAGCTGATGGCCCTCGCCGCCGTCCTCGCGGTGGACCCGGAGCTGCTGGTCCTGGACGAGCCCTCCACGCTGCTGGACCTGCGCAACCGGGAACTGCTCCGCCGGACCCTGGCAGGCCTCAGCCAGCAGGTCATTCTGTCCACGCACGATCTCGAGCTCGCCCAGGACATGGACCGCGTCCTCGTAGTCGACGCCGGCCGGGTCGTGTTCGACGGCGATCCCGCGCCCGCCGTCGAGCATTACCGCGCGCTGAGCGCGTCAGGGTCTAAGCCGCCAGTCGGGCACGCGCTGCAAAGGGAGCAGCGGTGA
- a CDS encoding thiolase family protein — protein sequence MAEPRTAVLAEDLPEDRQPVIIAARRTPVCRANGALASLRAHELLAPVLRSLLVETGVPADAVADVVIGNAVGGGGNVARLAALEAGLPVGVPGLTVDRQCGSGLDAIALASRLVAAGGGAVYLAGGVESVSTAPLRAHRNSAGEPEFFSRAQFVPAAFGDPDMGAAAENVAEHFRVGRERQDELALRSHQRALAAAASGTFDAEIVPLDMSSGPGGSHTVTADDGPRRGLTAHVLARFPPAFVSGGSVTAGNSCFDADAASAVVVTSMGRARELGPRDGLLVLGTDTAGVDPRLLGIGAAAAGERLLAAHGMTGADLGLVEFNEAFASQTIACLERLGIDPARANVDGGALALGHAYGASGAVLVTRVLAQARRAGVQGQLALALISSAGGMGTAALLEYRRFP from the coding sequence TTGGCTGAGCCCCGCACGGCGGTCCTTGCGGAGGACCTTCCGGAGGACCGGCAGCCCGTCATCATCGCGGCCCGCCGGACCCCGGTCTGCCGCGCCAACGGCGCTCTGGCCTCGCTGCGCGCCCATGAACTGCTGGCCCCGGTCCTGCGCAGCCTCCTGGTCGAGACGGGCGTGCCCGCGGATGCGGTGGCCGACGTCGTGATTGGCAATGCCGTGGGCGGCGGCGGGAACGTGGCCCGCCTCGCCGCGCTCGAGGCGGGCCTGCCGGTCGGCGTTCCCGGCCTGACTGTGGACCGGCAGTGCGGCTCCGGGCTGGACGCGATCGCACTCGCCTCGCGGCTGGTGGCTGCCGGGGGCGGCGCGGTGTACCTGGCCGGCGGGGTGGAAAGCGTCAGCACCGCGCCGCTCCGCGCGCACCGGAACAGTGCAGGTGAGCCGGAATTCTTTTCGCGCGCACAGTTCGTGCCGGCCGCCTTCGGTGATCCGGACATGGGTGCCGCTGCCGAAAACGTGGCCGAACATTTCCGAGTGGGCAGGGAGCGGCAGGATGAATTGGCGTTGCGCAGCCACCAACGGGCCCTCGCCGCAGCCGCCTCCGGCACGTTCGACGCGGAAATCGTTCCGCTGGACATGTCCTCCGGGCCGGGCGGTTCCCACACCGTGACGGCCGACGACGGACCCCGCCGCGGACTGACCGCGCACGTTCTGGCACGGTTCCCGCCGGCGTTCGTTTCCGGGGGTTCCGTCACGGCCGGGAACTCCTGCTTCGACGCGGACGCTGCCTCCGCCGTCGTGGTCACTTCGATGGGGCGTGCCCGCGAGCTGGGGCCCCGCGACGGCCTGCTGGTGCTGGGGACGGACACAGCCGGCGTGGACCCCCGGCTGCTCGGCATCGGCGCGGCCGCCGCGGGGGAACGCCTGCTCGCCGCGCACGGCATGACCGGAGCGGACCTCGGCCTGGTCGAGTTCAACGAGGCGTTCGCGTCCCAGACGATCGCCTGCCTCGAACGGCTCGGCATCGACCCGGCACGGGCCAACGTTGACGGCGGAGCGCTGGCCCTCGGCCACGCCTACGGCGCCTCGGGAGCGGTCCTCGTCACCCGGGTGCTGGCCCAGGCCCGCCGCGCCGGGGTGCAAGGCCAGCTGGCCCTGGCCCTGATCAGCAGCGCCGGGGGCATGGGCACGGCCGCGCTGCTGGAATACCGCAGGTTCCCCTGA
- a CDS encoding DUF3099 domain-containing protein, whose amino-acid sequence MTLKNRPGEAMPGDPDALSGDNEVHSITDAATPHSEEMRQRMIKYAVAMGIRMVCLILIFAVDGWFKLVPALGAVFLPWVAVIIANGGDKAEIHSDALLDYVPVGELEAPEAAAGAAGDAGPAAEGTEDAGMTLLQGELIDEEDGLADDDGDHGRAAS is encoded by the coding sequence TTGACACTCAAAAACCGACCCGGTGAAGCGATGCCGGGGGACCCTGATGCGCTTTCCGGCGACAACGAGGTCCACAGCATCACAGACGCCGCGACGCCACACTCGGAAGAGATGCGCCAGCGGATGATCAAGTATGCCGTCGCCATGGGCATCCGTATGGTGTGCCTCATCCTGATCTTTGCGGTGGACGGCTGGTTCAAGCTTGTCCCCGCGCTCGGCGCCGTGTTCCTGCCGTGGGTTGCCGTGATCATCGCCAACGGCGGCGACAAGGCGGAGATCCACAGCGACGCCCTGCTGGACTACGTTCCGGTGGGCGAACTGGAGGCGCCGGAGGCTGCCGCCGGAGCAGCCGGGGACGCCGGACCGGCAGCCGAGGGCACTGAAGACGCAGGCATGACATTGTTGCAGGGCGAACTGATCGACGAAGAGGATGGACTTGCAGACGATGATGGCGACCACGGGCGGGCTGCTTCATGA
- a CDS encoding AMP-binding protein — MPFLDRLQRWADERPDGTAVVVAEKRLSWAEFRDAAGLVPVVPAVTVLPADNSLASAVGFAAAVAGERLCAVLDPSWPQQLLDTIAARITAKFPPDPSAVPRPGGRRIDGVTDGLTDGPPGSPFLIGLTAGTTSIPKAFTRSRESWRTSFDASIEFFGLTAEDVTLAPGPLAASLNLYALAECLYAGSEFHTLKQFDVGDAHAAVSHDGITRLVLVPSMLRLLSERGLAGGVDAAGIRSIVCAGSKLDARTLEAARRWAPNATIFEYYGASELSFVAGAGLPPGQQPQLGGTGIGRPFPGVQIRILDAAGAELPEGGVGNICVRSGMVSDGYLWGDDGQALQSLGGWYTVGDQGYLSAGTLHLLGRRSDMIITAGTNVYPHEVELALASVPGVASAVAAGLADDLRGQRVVAGVVPSHGGVTATQLRAGVEEVLVRTKRPMEYFALTELPLTDRGKLSRQLLADWITRADPRVRRLG, encoded by the coding sequence ATGCCTTTTCTCGACAGACTCCAGCGTTGGGCCGACGAGCGCCCCGACGGTACCGCCGTCGTCGTCGCCGAAAAGCGGCTCAGCTGGGCGGAGTTTCGGGACGCTGCGGGCCTGGTGCCGGTGGTTCCCGCCGTCACGGTGCTCCCGGCGGACAATTCTCTGGCCTCCGCCGTCGGTTTCGCTGCCGCGGTGGCAGGGGAGCGGCTGTGCGCGGTCCTGGATCCGTCGTGGCCGCAGCAGCTGCTGGACACGATCGCCGCACGGATCACGGCAAAGTTCCCACCGGATCCGAGCGCCGTGCCGCGTCCCGGCGGGCGGCGCATCGACGGGGTTACTGACGGGCTCACTGACGGGCCGCCGGGGTCGCCGTTCCTGATCGGGCTGACCGCCGGCACCACTTCCATTCCGAAGGCCTTTACCCGCAGCCGGGAGTCCTGGCGGACGTCTTTCGACGCGTCCATCGAATTCTTCGGCCTGACCGCGGAGGACGTGACGCTGGCGCCCGGGCCTTTGGCCGCGAGCCTGAACCTCTATGCCCTCGCCGAATGCCTGTACGCGGGCTCGGAGTTCCACACCTTGAAGCAGTTCGACGTCGGCGACGCGCACGCCGCCGTCAGCCATGACGGGATCACCCGACTGGTCCTGGTGCCCAGCATGCTGAGGCTGCTGAGCGAGCGGGGCCTCGCTGGCGGCGTCGACGCCGCCGGTATCCGCAGCATTGTCTGCGCCGGTTCCAAGCTGGACGCGCGGACCTTGGAAGCGGCCCGCCGCTGGGCCCCCAACGCCACCATCTTCGAGTACTACGGTGCGTCCGAACTCAGCTTTGTCGCGGGCGCCGGCCTTCCTCCCGGCCAGCAACCCCAGCTGGGCGGCACCGGGATCGGACGGCCATTCCCGGGAGTGCAGATCCGGATCCTGGACGCCGCGGGCGCGGAACTGCCGGAGGGCGGTGTCGGCAACATCTGCGTCCGGAGCGGGATGGTCAGCGACGGCTACCTCTGGGGCGACGACGGCCAGGCACTCCAGTCCCTGGGCGGCTGGTACACAGTGGGAGACCAGGGGTACCTCTCGGCAGGAACCCTGCACCTGCTGGGGCGCCGCTCGGACATGATCATCACGGCCGGCACGAACGTGTACCCCCATGAAGTGGAACTGGCACTGGCCTCCGTTCCGGGCGTCGCCTCCGCGGTGGCCGCCGGGTTGGCCGATGACCTTCGCGGACAGCGCGTGGTGGCCGGCGTGGTGCCGTCCCACGGGGGAGTCACCGCCACCCAGCTGAGGGCCGGCGTGGAAGAGGTGCTGGTCAGGACCAAGCGCCCGATGGAGTATTTCGCCCTGACCGAGCTCCCGCTGACCGACCGGGGCAAGCTCAGCCGCCAGCTTCTGGCGGACTGGATCACCCGCGCCGATCCTAGGGTCCGCCGGCTTGGCTGA
- a CDS encoding energy-coupling factor transporter transmembrane protein EcfT, which produces MSGSGFLFANYVPGGSVVHRAPLWLKFLLVLGCGMASFLIADWTVAAGMLALMCGLFLLSGAGPARLLRAVRPVLPVLAVLGLFQWWQLGGPTAARIVLNVLVCIVAASILTATTPVQALLDGVASLAMPFRGLGADPERFTLTIAVMLRSIPFVAGAYSNVRDSARARGLERNPRALVLPVFITTVAFARQTGEALAARGLGEAEDREG; this is translated from the coding sequence GTGAGCGGTTCGGGGTTCCTGTTCGCAAACTATGTGCCAGGCGGGTCCGTGGTGCACCGGGCGCCGCTGTGGCTGAAGTTCCTGCTGGTTCTGGGCTGCGGCATGGCGTCCTTCCTGATCGCGGACTGGACCGTGGCAGCCGGGATGCTGGCGCTGATGTGCGGACTGTTTCTGCTCAGTGGGGCGGGGCCGGCACGCCTGCTGCGCGCCGTCCGGCCGGTGCTGCCGGTGCTCGCGGTGCTCGGCCTCTTCCAGTGGTGGCAGCTGGGCGGCCCCACCGCAGCCCGCATCGTGCTGAACGTGCTGGTCTGCATCGTGGCGGCATCCATCCTGACGGCGACGACGCCCGTCCAGGCGCTGCTGGACGGGGTAGCGTCCTTGGCCATGCCGTTCCGGGGCTTGGGTGCGGATCCCGAACGCTTCACCCTGACAATCGCCGTCATGCTGCGGAGTATCCCGTTCGTCGCAGGTGCCTATTCCAACGTCCGGGATTCCGCGCGCGCCCGCGGCCTGGAACGAAACCCCCGGGCCCTGGTGCTCCCGGTCTTCATCACCACCGTGGCCTTCGCCCGGCAGACCGGCGAAGCCCTGGCGGCGCGAGGTTTGGGCGAGGCCGAGGACCGGGAAGGCTGA